The Porites lutea chromosome 7, jaPorLute2.1, whole genome shotgun sequence genome includes the window TCGCAAGGGGATAAACAACTTGTTCCACCATAAGTTATGCCGGTGACTTGTAAAATGAGAGGCCAAAATAAGTTATGATTTTTTGCTTGGACCCTTAATAAGCAATCAGGTCTTCTATATATTGTTGCAgctcattttttctttatttattcagTGAGGAATTTCCCTCGTGGTCGTCGAGTGTTTTCCGACAAGTTTAGTTGTGTTACGGTGCTTTGAATTGATTCCAGGGAACTTAATAAATACTGCGTGCCCTTTTCACGCTTTTccaaatagaggatattacatggccgcttagggatacgaattttatcttctcgtgctgaaagtatctatcaggagtgagcgaagcgaaacTCGTGAGAGATAATTTCAGCACGAgcagataaaattcgtatctccaagcagccatgtaatgttctgtttattttatagatactgatgaaattcttttataaaacacagcttttttttattcatttccgaaacagcaaaatagtcaATTTAAGTTGTCACCcatcgcaaaatgcctgtcacaaaaatgtcatgaaactcggatataaagttataaaggagaaataaagacaataataggctaatcatgttagtaaccatggcgacaccaatatcctcgcacgtgaaagataaaaatagtatcttcactgcgcgcgatgaagatatgattttttagtaaaaggaagaTTCccggtatttcatcagtatctatataataaatggcaatattaaataaaaagagAACCTAAATGAACGAAATAATTAAATGCCATAATTAACAACTATAggtgtaatttttttcctttgactTAAGTTTAACCCACTCAGATTGGTCTTAGATTGGACTCCCTTAGGAGTTTAATTATTCTAAGTCCTGATGAGCTTCCCAGTATCTTTTAAAGGAAAGTCTTTCCCTTCCCCAGCTTCCGTCGCGAATTGATGAGAGCAGGAGATTGTAAGCTTCATCATACGAAATTAGATGAGAGACGACTTTGTGACAGCTAGACGTAAACACCACAAAAGCGTTCAAAGGGCCGCTTGAGATGTTTTAGCCTCTCGCGTAAGCGTTGTTAAGGAAGTTATCTTCGTGGGAGGCAAGGGACGTTAAGATTCATTGTTACAAACTAAAATAGATTATTAACTAATAAAAAGAGTTTTCCTGCAATTGTTCTCCCTTGCCATGCAATGCAAGCTGACAATCTCATTTTTACAAAGTTAAACTAGCTCAAGCCGAACATTGTCCTTTGGCAAGCTGCGTTTTCTCTGTTATTTGTTACGCGCTGAGCCTAAAAGCAAAAGTAAACAGGCCATAAATGGGTAAATTGGTACGATATACCACGACATGAACCTCAATGTTTAAAGCAATTTTATTCACATCAATAACAAGTAAAACAAATTGAAagcttcaaaaaataaaatcactctCTTTGGCAGACTGAGTTTAAATTTACGTAAATGAGTTCCATTCAAGAAAAGAATTTGAGCccgcagaaaaagaaaatctgcTCTTGGAAATTCTACGAGCAAGTGGCATTTTCTGGAAGACCTACAATTAAAAACAGGTACACTTAAATCATTAGTCAGAAAGTTGAGTTGGAGTTGTCTGATAGGCGAAAGAGCGCTTAACATTTCCTGCACATAGCGCCCggcgtttttttattttcaagcaaGAGGAAGATAGGGCTGGAACAAGGATgaaagacccccccccccccccccctcctcctcccctccccACGACCATCACCACCACCTCGACCCATCAAAAATTAAGGGAAATTGATAttaaaacaaatggaaaaaagttTACGATGTAGGCCAGCCCATAATGAAAGTGGAAAGAAATAGTTAAGGAGATTGCATGTAAACCCTTAGTGAAGCAATTTTGCTTAAAACCTTACCTTGGGCCGAGGCAAAATCTCGTCGACTCCTCACAATGTAGATCTTTTCCTTCATGCATTCCCTATTTAAAAATTGAGCAGTTTATTTATCCCTAGCTTTTCAGTTACTATGTACCCGTACAAAGGAAAGTGTGTGGCATGTCAGTTTGCTGTAACACTATACTGCCATTCATTTCGGTGTTGAATGTTTTTCAATAAGACTAATATTCAGAATCAAGCAAAACTGGTTTATCTGTTTTGATATTCTGCGCGCGGTATCAAGGTAATTTTACTGATAAACTGCCTAAGTATAACTGCAATGTTAAGCGTCACTTTCCCCGAAGTTGCGTTTACCTAGATTGGCTTGCGTttggataaataaataactaaacaaAATTGCTATTGTTGTGTTGTATTACCAATAGCACTCTTGTCTCTAGTGCTGTGCAGTCTAAGCTATTAAGTCACAGAGAGACTAAGTGAATCCGCTGTTTCCATGGGAAATAAAGGGTCTGGGAATGTACATGTGTGTGGAATGTATGGGAGCTTCCATGAGCGACCAAAAGCAAACGTTCGTGTAGTTACTTACGAAAGAAAGGGTCGTGATAAAACCACCAATGCTCTAAGTTTGAGAGAAGGCTTCAAAAGCACACAGCGGGTTAATCTGTCTCGATACCTTCAAAATACGAATTTCGAGAACAAGACGAAAGAGAATGGATTCAAACTACATTTAGAGGTTTGAAAAATCGGCGGGTTGATATATAACTcggtttatactactacatgagaaattactgcaatttgattggcttagagcagtggtatttcagcgtaatttgaaatacctacatgtgaatattacaaaccttttgcgggtagtagtataaacaaataatagcatgatttgtacgtgatgtttggcataaataccactcgtgatatttcaaaattgtctcaaatttcactcgcctaatggctcgtgaaattacatataacaattttgaaatataacaaCAAATCATGCAattacctatacttatactactacttgagaaatttctgcaatttgattggcttagagcagtggtatttcagcttaatttgaaatacctacatgtgaaaattacaaaccttttgcaggtagtagtataaacaaataatagcgtGATTTGTACGTGGTATTTGGCATGAATACCACtcgcgatatttcaaaattgtctcaaatttcactcgcctatactaatggctcgtgaaattacatgccggggggggggggcacttgggtatttttttggtggtatgtgccgcccgggtcTCCAAATTGCCaacccgttctaaaaaaaatttccctagaattgataccccgttctagaattcgccctaaaactgataccccgttctagaaataggccaattttttatactccgttctaaggtgcaaagagtacaacagtttgcttgttaacgcatgaaccgtatttttaaaagcaatctgtccttgaataatttcaaatggctgcttacaaaactggagctttcgttcgttcgaaatattataccccgttctagaaaacgcctctgaaatggatgccccgttctaaatcagtagcttcaaaatcacgaccccgttgggcggcacatacccgtataggtaatgtatgggagtacccccctcccggATTACAtgtaacaattttaaaatatcgcttgtggtatttatgcctaaCATCactacaaattatgctattacctatactaattagcTGGCTAGTCGCGTATAGATGTTATATTGTTCACTGTTGTTCACCGTTGCCATTCCTCCACCTAGACAAGCGTCCTTATTATTAAGTTACAAAAACTGACAAGGCTCTCACAGCAACTCTTCATTAGGCCCGGTAATGCCGCATACATACAACATATACTGTTTCAAAATCTCTGGTTTACAAGAAGAGTGATTGAAACTGCAGACACAATAACCTCTTTCAAACTTAAACTAAGTAATATAATCAAGGCGAATCATGGAAGCCAAAAATAAACttgcttaaaattgttgttacctttgttttaaaaacttatAAAATTCCATCGCCCATTTGCGAGAACGAAGTCGACTTCTTCTCTGTTTACCAGCGTGAACCGTGAGGACAAAACTGCCACTTTCCACCCTCTCGTCTGTAAATTTTTGAGCATGCCTGAAATAAATATTTGGATGTAAAATTAACCTTGCGAAGGATCCTCCACAGGTGTTTATTGAGAACGCTCGGGACGAGTAGAATGACAAGGGTGGGACAGACAGGACGGTGAGCGAACGCTTACCGCCGCGAAATTTTTTGTTGACGCCTACCCTTACATACAGTTGAATTTCTTCAATATGGCCCCCTTAACCtcggggacagaagaaagtggcctttgtagagaggtggctgttttAGAGAGGTTTAAAAGGAGTcgatgtatggactgtccgccaaaaaaagCGGCCGTTgcagagaggtggccgttatgggAGGTTCTGTAGAGTAAGACAGGGCTGGGTACGAGGCAGAACTTTGTGGGTGAGTTTCAATACTAATACATGTGACGTTTACACAGAAGTTTTTAGAACAGTTGGGCAGGAAACTAAGTGTGCTCGTGGACTATCGATCCTTCCTATATCAAAAGTAGATCGAGCAGGAGACTTAGTTAAGATTGTTCCAGTGCAATTCATAAAGAATAGCTCATACGCATGATGACTTCAGACTTGCTTGTTTCATCACCGAGCTTCGTTTGGGGAGTAAGTTCTTGGCATTTCCACTATTGTTGGACGGGAACAgggtcagttgacgacggcgcgcgcaaatcaaacaactggtttgaccaatggcagagcagcAAATTGAGCACCAGAAGTCTCGTTTAGTCCTTTCTGCGCGCTTTCCCGTCTTCAATTGACGTTttcgttctgttgctaaatcagcctaatgtttAAGGGCTATTAGCGAACCTACCATAGTAAAGAATCCATGACCTCGTTGTACTCTTTCTTTCCAGCAAACTCTCTTTTACTCGGAATCTTGGAAGGATTTAATACCACGACATCATCTCCACCTGTAGTTTTGGTGTCTAAAATTAAATACATCAAAAGAGAACAttccaaaaaattattctttaagCCAAAAGAAAGGCCTTCTGAGGCGAGTTGAGCCATTTTCTTGTCACTATCGATCTGGTCAGAAAGGAACGAAACTTTCAAAACGTTGTTTTACAAGCCGAGTACTATGCTATTATAGCTTTGTTCCTGTGTGGAATTACCTCTTTCAAAGTTCGAGCACACGCAGAATGACATACTTCATTCCCGGGAATTTCGAAGTTTTGGTGAAGGACAATCGGGCGGGTAATGAAACAAGATATTCGTCTGAATTTCCGATCAAGAGTTACAAGGGTTTTCATGGTCATTTTGTTCTGATATTAATCGTCCGTTTTAAGATGAAAGCATAAAAGCTAGCTTTTACATGACTTCGGCTCACAATTTAATCATCACGGAAAATTACGATCGTTTAGCAAaaagacaataattttgtaCGGTCTACACtctcatagaccatagctctGGAACAAATAAGGGGGCAAAAAATTGCTCATATTGTAAAGTCCCGTGTGGACGGTATAGTAAAGCCATGTTCCTTATAGCCTatgtacagaccccccccccctcccctccaatTTCTactgaggggaagggggggtctGTTCTTAGGCTCTGTTCCTTAGTGAACGTTTTCAAATTTGACCAGATCAATGTGGACAGCATAGCATATGTTAActcatttctttgctgttttaacGCGTACCTCCAAGTGCAATGAATTCTTTCAAGGAAACTAGCTTCTCCTCGTCCATAATGAGTCTAGCTTCTTCTGAACAATTATCTAAATATAAAGAAATTAACTAATTGCAGCATTGCCTTGTGCCAAGACCGGCCTAGATATCTCATACTGGTCCAAGGATGAGCCTTGTCGGGACAAAACAAATACTGTAAAACTCGATACTGTGGTACAATGCGATAACAATGCTCGTACTCCATGCCTCCAGGGCTTGATATTGAGTGTTAACAAATGTGTTAAACTGCATTAATGACGCCCTCTTAgggaaagggggaggggaggggtccGTATGTCCCTAGTCTTCGCGTTTTGAGGAGGAAGCCAAGTCCCTGCCGGTATTTTACTACTATATTTGCGCTCTTCCTTGTCGCTAGTTTTGTAGTTTCAATTCGTATTTGTGGGTCGTTTGCCGCCATTTCTGTTTTCCTATGTCGCTGTTTCATGGCCATGTCTCTTGTCGGAATTCCACCCTAACAGGGCCTCATTAATttgtatacagtcaactcttatAACTGCGATTTCCTGATTTATAAGAACCGACCAGCAAGCCCATACCCAtagtaatgagaatttcacctTTATTCAAACCAGACAAATCCTAAATATTATGCACAAAgaagatggtttttcagcaaaccTATTgcaaaaagcctatttcattgccAAAATGTCTGGTCCGGCCATgatccggccggccagttctgactatTAGAAAACGCCCCAAGTAAAACGAAGACCGTTGGCAGTCCCGCCCTAAGTGTCCGTCCGTCTCCAGAAATCATAGAGGTGTCCATCTCATTGTCATTAAAGAGAGTAACTGAGAAAACTGACGGAAGAATGAGTGTGTTTAACTATAAGTcaggctccagttgttcaaaaggtgaatagcgctatccgcCGGATAAAGCATTACCCATCGGATAATACAATTGGTTTTCTTAATACGTGTTCACCGGATAGCGATTTATcgggtggataacgctatccatcttttgaacaaccgggtcCAGATGTCCTTCTTTAGAAGTGTCCGTTACTAAAGAGCTGTTAGATTACCTGTTTTTACTATGCTATACTATCTGTCACTTATATCCAGTCACTGTGGTGAATAAACAAATTAGTAAATACCCCTGTTATCTACTTCCAATGTTTTACCAGCTAATAACACAGCCTCTGGCGAACAGCAAAGCCCACATGCAGTATGCCGTTTCGTTGACAAACTGTAACTATTATTTGACCATTTCATTTTGGTTTGTGGAGAAACTTTAGCTGTCGAGAAGGGTGCCTGCTACACTTATTTGCAAAGAATAAACAAAAGTTTTAAGCATTACAGTTTAAAGTAGCTGTTTAAATGCTTGTTAAATATTCTACAATTGGTACCTTCCGTAGACTGTTTCGAGATGAAACCTTTCCCGACAACATTCCCGATACTCATTTTGTTTCCAACTAAATATGAACGTCGTCTCTTTTTCAACTCAGCCCATCTTTTGCGACCACTCTTTTGTGAAAGTCTTTTCATTGACTCATCTTCGATATCACGTGATGTTGCTTCTCCGGTGCTTATTGTGATTAGTCGAGCGGTGCTGGCGGTAGCAGAGACTACGTCACCATTGTCCGTGCACGTGATTCCGAGCGATGACTGTTGTATACAATTTTGTTTTGCAGGATCAGGTGTCAATTGTGGGTCTAAGTCATCGACGTCTGTGCCTGTGACCCACGAAGCTGACATCTGTCCATCATCTTCCTTTGCGATAACACTCGTCACTTCCGGAACTGATACATGTCTTTCATCTTGCCCATCATCATCAGATGTCACCTTTGAAGTTGACACTCTTCCATCACCTTGGTTTGTCCCATCACACGTGACCTTTAAGGTTGGCAAATGCTTGTCGTCCTGCTTCCTTTCATCCTTaataaagcaaaagaaagagCAAAGCCTTGAAAGGTGTAATTGTAGCGCACACTTTATGTTTACAGTCTGTAGTTATTTTCCTCTTGTTTTCTTAAGATGGGTACCTTTTTAAGCCAATATTATTAGGTTCATAGGCAACTACGCTGATTATCAGGGCCGAGCtgaaaatcggctgtttttacaaataacgTCGAGAAGAATTCTCGAGATTTTGttggcgtttttaataaaacaattattccactcgcgcctGTTGAATatatatgagatgattatagccaactcggcgccaCGCGCCTCGTTGACTCCCTACTATCTCATGtgcaacgcgcactcgtggaataattgttaagtctACAAAGGGGCAACAAGACAATCCTTAAGGTCAGTGCTGCTGCCTTTTTATGGGGGTATTTCGTGTTCATTCTCGAAACCGTCTTCCTCCAATTTGGGGATAACCTTAGCGCAGATTAGCACCTCGTTCCTGGACGTACGACTTGAGCTTTAAAGTAACGTTCTATTGATAAGGTGCCATACCTCCTCGTAAGTATCATCCACAAGAGTAGTTCCCAGATCCCCTGAAGCAGTGGTCGTCTCATCGGCCCAGTCCGCCCGCCTGACAAAGTTCTCGTAGCATCCAATGCGATTAAACACGTCCTGGACGATTTCCTTGGCCCTGGTTTCATAAGCCATCCGTTTGTTAAACTTGTTATCATCTGGTGAGTCTACAAACTTTCTCTTCAGAAGTTCAGTGGCATGGCTTTCTTCTCCAGGCGTTTCAATTTTAGTTGGATTTGCTTCAGCTAGAAGCCTCGCCGCATCTTCAGCAACTGTTTTCCTTCTCCAGTACAGCGCCTCGATTATAACTTTGcttgtttcatttatttctttagaGTTTGTAGAGAGATCAACATCGCTTGACTCTTCGTTTTTGGCGTCAACGCTACCTTCCGCGTGTTCATTCATGAAATATTTGCTCTCGTCTTCGGTGTTTTTATTCATACAGTTGTGATTGGGAGCAAGTTTCTTTCCATCACAAAGTTCTTCTCCTATTAATGATAACTTTGCAGCTTGCTCTTCTGCATTCCTGCAAGTAGCAAACTCGTCATTGCCTTTATAAACACTCGACCCCACCTCCGCCACATTCGAAGAACTCGGGCCTGAGTTTTTTCCGAGATCTTTTAATTCCATAACTTTTGGCATGCCTTTGACCTCGACAACGTTTTGAGCAGCATCACAACCTATGACCTCCTCTTGCTTTACGTTTAGCATTTCAGgctgttacaaaaaaacaaacaaagaaacaaaacaaaaaaaacatcaataCATTTAAACATTTGCGGCCTTGATGATCTTACACTTCAGTTTATAAGGATTGGTAAATGGCATAAGTTGTCCCTATTGGTCCCAGACGGAAGAGAAAACGATTTCTGTgcaatttaaatgaaaaattatattttgaacCCCATTTTTTGTACAgttattcaatattcagaactTTTAAGTGGGCAAAAATAGGCAAGTAGGTCTTCAAATGATTATGAGAAATATAGAGAATTTAAAACTAGGCATAAAATTTAGTTCatataaaacaaagttaaaaggaaaaaaagcgcGTTTTGTTGCATCACGTGTCGGTCCTAGAACTTATGTAACACAAACTCAAGGCACGGCAATAATTTTCATGCCATAAATTTAGACTCAAAAGACATATAATTCAATACTTCAGAGCCTGCAGAATCGAAACGATTAGCGTACATTGGCCTTTCGAGTGATGATGATGTTAATATATTATTAATAGCTGTGGCCATGGTTGCAGCTTGTTTGGTGCGTTCAAAGGTTCATGAGTTGTAGTTTTTAAGtcgaagaaagaaaacaacatgtACAAAACGCAttaaaaaggaagagaaaattaaacatgTAAAAATGACGGTTTATATCAATAAAGCGTTTTATGGAACTTACGTCTGGCATATCATGAACTTGGAGTAGCTCACTGATCCGTTCTATATGCTGCTTAAGCTTTTGCGACAACTGATCCGTAGTCAATGAGCCCATGGAAAGtttttcttcactttcttcttcAATAGTACTTGCCTTAGTTGAATCACTTCCACTTGAATCCGCGAAATCTTCAGTCACTTTTGTAGCTTCACATGTTTCCTTAAATAGACGCACTTGTTTTAAGATTTTCTCGCATCGCAGCCGAACGTTAGCAACAAACTCTTTACGCCTTTCTTCGTCTTCAAAAGGCGGGGGATATTCCAACGACTTCCTGTCAACTTCGTTTGAAGACACAGTTCCTCCTGActgtacaagaaaaaataataggCTGAATCTTGATGATAGCAAACTAACCCGACCTCGCTTTACAACTAGTTAACTGCCGTCATTCCGTTATTTGTCCCGTTGCAACTTCGTCAGTGTATTTTTGAAACTTGCGCGCGTAATTATAGCCATTGAGCttccttttcaagtttttgcgCGCGCCAAATACAGTGCCCTCAATTTACAGTATAggttaaaatattcatttttagCATTCGTCCACTTTACCAGGCTGATTCGATGTTGTCTTTTGGTTTGCCGAAAGTACCTGCAAAGCTGCCCGAGGGTAGATAGTCGCAAAGCCACAAAAGCCTTTctaacataattttaaatttgggatGTTTTTCTAAAACCCTTTTGCTTACTTCCCTACCAAGAGACAATGTTGGCCGCGTTTTTATGAAAGTCATTTAAACGAACGTAATGTTTTGCGTTGAAGAGAAGGTATTAGATAGAGAAACCGCATTTTAAAACTAAAGCTATGTTCACAGTTCGTCTGTATACCGGATAGCTCTCCATTTGCGCCAGCCGGGCTTCTGTTCGCACTTAAAAACAGTGATTTCGGCGCTATTCCTGTAACGGAAAGAATTTAAGCTGCGCCGTGCTGATCTCTAAAAGGGACAGTCACATATCTGATAGGTGAACGAATGATAGATGTTCACATTATACGATTATGTTGCTTTTCGTATCGGCAGGAAACTCTATCCAatgtagtgtgaacatagcttaaattttacagtaaatccttttcttttctattcctaTTTCAACTCTATTAATGGATGACGCTTTTAAGGCTCGGGAAAATAAGCCAGTAAGAGATGTCTTACATCAAGGCTAAATACGTTTTTGATTTCTAAGTTGGTCGCAGTTAACCGTAAGAATAAATTCGAAATCCAACTTTGCTTTCGAAGTGCTTCACGTAAGTATCCTTGGCAGTTCAGCCAGCGCTTGAACGATATTTCCTTAAATAAGAATATTGACGTCAATACGCTTTTAATGACTATATACATGAATTAATATCATAGCAATGGTCAAAGTTTGCTTGCTTGTTGGTATTTCGTCGAGCTACCTTGGTGAGTTGTCGACCGAAaacgtttttaactttttccGTAAGCTAGGTAAAATATGAAGAAAGACCCCGTTAGCTGTTGGATTAAAACAAGCGTTTTAATTTATTCTGAAAAGTGAAATTCACTtcagaataaattaaaaagccaGGAAATGAAACTCTGTTAGCTTAAAATGTAAGGATGGCTGTTAAGTGCatgtaaatttttatttgattgTAAAAAGCATAATTTATACGTAGGTCGACAGCTACCATCTAAATTAGATATTTCACCTTAAAGATAAAGTTTAAGCgaatttgaatgaatagtttatcaaaataataaaacatctaGCGAAACACATTGAAACACTAAATATTGTGCTGTCTTACCTCCATGTTGAAAGTTTTATCTTCAAACTTTAGTGAAAGCAAGCCAGGTTGTTTGAGCTGAAACCGTTTTACGTAACAAGTGGTTATTGCTGTTATCAAAGCGCGCGCTATAAGGTTCTTTTTGTCCATGAAAGTCGTCGCTAAACTAAAAATCAGAGCGATGTAAATTTCCTTGTTACGTTCCGGAACATTCTGTTTGGTTGGAAAGCTCAATACGGTTTGTTATTGTCGTCATTTACAAGTGTGTGATTTATAAAATTAGTCTGGGAACAACTGAACACTGGCCGATATTTTTGTGTCATCTGCGATGCGGtaacttttgaaaaacaaaggtcTATTTTGTCCGTAACGTACAGACAAAATGAAATAACTCATCATAAACAATCAGTACCCCGATTTCAAGTTAAAATCTTTCataaatatatgaaataatgAAGCGGGAGATTATTAGTATGAAATTATTTAGAAAGGTCTATTTTAAAACGAGGAAAGAAGGGGGGaaattaagaaataaataaataagcagCAGCTCGAGGACCTCTGAGAAGAGATTAGGTAGTACGTatattgagaaaacaaaacatctaGGACTTGACATATAAATAAATTGTTCTCACTGAAGCTGCAAAAAAAACACCACTCATACGCATTTGAaataatttggaaaaaattagAATGATGAAAACTGAACTCTGTATGTCTTTGTCTTATTTTGCGTGATGTTATTTTCATAAGAGTTAGAGAAGATGCAATACAAAGCGACTCTTAAAACTCTTGCGTTAGTGCTCATGAAAACATGCTGTGAGTCAGTCTATATTTTATGATTATTTTCCCTCTTGggttaaataaatttttgattTCGTGTCACACCTACTTTTCAGTCACCAAGGAAATGTCCTTTGAATGGAATCGATCTGTAAGCGGAACGTTAATAACCAAGTCACTTTCTTGCCATGACATAGAAGCAGCCCTAGATCCTCTACCGTTGACATGCGTAACTCTCGAAGATAAAATGTATTGTAATTGCACTTAAAAATCACTGCATGAGTGGATTCTGCGTGCTTCTGCTCCTACCACTGTTAAAACAAATCCTGTGCATGGTTGGCAATAAACCATAACAGGTGGATAAACCACCAAGGCTATAACCAGCAACAGTAGTCTCGATACCAGTATCGATTTGTACATTTACGATACCAGGACGATACCCGGACAACATGTCATGTCATAGTGATCAGCATCTACCTTCTTCAATACCTTACACG containing:
- the LOC140943162 gene encoding uncharacterized protein gives rise to the protein MNEHAEGSVDAKNEESSDVDLSTNSKEINETSKVIIEALYWRRKTVAEDAARLLAEANPTKIETPGEESHATELLKRKFVDSPDDNKFNKRMAYETRAKEIVQDVFNRIGCYENFVRRADWADETTTASGDLGTTLVDDTYEEDERKQDDKHLPTLKVTCDGTNQGDGRVSTSKVTSDDDGQDERHVSVPEVTSVIAKEDDGQMSASWVTGTDVDDLDPQLTPDPAKQNCIQQSSLGITCTDNGDVVSATASTARLITISTGEATSRDIEDESMKRLSQKSGRKRWAELKKRRRSYLVGNKMSIGNVVGKGFISKQSTEDNCSEEARLIMDEEKLVSLKEFIALGDTKTTGGDDVVVLNPSKIPSKREFAGKKEYNEVMDSLLWHAQKFTDERVESGSFVLTVHAGKQRRSRLRSRKWAMEFYKFLKQRYRDRLTRCVLLKPSLKLRALVVLSRPFLSECMKEKIYIVRSRRDFASAQGLPENATCS